In Streptomyces capitiformicae, one genomic interval encodes:
- a CDS encoding succinate dehydrogenase hydrophobic membrane anchor subunit yields the protein MSTTETTASGIGPVEGAGELSGYSPENPAPLIEPPRKRTKKTPKATRGNFEMVAWLFMRLSGIVLVVLVIGHLLIQLVLDGGVSKIGFAFVAGRWASPFWQVWDLLMLWLAMLHGANGLRTVINDYAERASTRLWLKGLLYTATVFTILLGTLVIFTFDPNIR from the coding sequence ATGTCCACCACTGAAACCACCGCATCCGGCATCGGCCCCGTGGAGGGCGCCGGCGAGCTGTCGGGCTACAGCCCCGAGAACCCGGCTCCGCTCATCGAGCCGCCGCGCAAGCGGACGAAGAAGACCCCGAAGGCGACCCGCGGCAACTTCGAGATGGTCGCGTGGCTGTTCATGCGACTGTCCGGCATCGTCCTGGTCGTCCTGGTCATCGGCCACCTGCTCATCCAGCTCGTCCTCGACGGCGGCGTCTCCAAGATCGGCTTCGCGTTCGTCGCGGGCCGCTGGGCGTCCCCGTTCTGGCAGGTCTGGGACCTGCTGATGCTGTGGCTCGCGATGCTGCACGGCGCCAACGGCCTGCGCACGGTCATCAACGACTACGCGGAGCGCGCGAGCACCCGGCTGTGGCTCAAGGGCCTGCTCTACACCGCCACGGTGTTCACCATCCTGCTGGGCACGCTGGTGATCTTCACCTTCGACCCGAACATCCGCTAG